The Pseudomonas putida nucleotide sequence CGCATGGCCCTGCTGTTGGCTGGCCTGCCAGAGAGCGTCCCCGGTGTGACCCTGAACCGCCTGTGCGCCTCGGGCATGGACGCCATCGGCACGGCCTTCCGCGCCATTGCCAGCGGTGAAATGGAGTTTGTGATTGCCGGCGGCGTCGAGTCGATGTCGCGTGCGCCGTTCGTCATGGGCAAGGCCGAAAGCGGCTACTCGCGCAACATGAAGCTGGAAGACACCACCATCGGCTGGCGTTTCATCAACCCATTGATGAAGAGCCAGTACGGCGTTGACGCGATGCCGGAAACCGCCGACAACGTGGCCGACGACTACCAGGTATCCCGCGCTGACCAGGACGCCTTTGCCCTGCGCAGCCAGCAGAAGGCTGCTGCGGCCCAGGCCGCCGGGTTCTTTGCCGAAGAGATCGTGCCGGTGCGTATCGCCCACAAGAAGGGTGAAACCATCGTCGAGCGTGACGAACACCTGCGCCCTGAAACCACCCTCGAAGCGCTGACCAAGCTCAAGCCGGTCAACGGCCCGGACAAGACCGTCACCGCAGGCAACGCCTCGGGCGTCAACGATGGCGCTGCGGCACTGATCCTCGCCTCGGCCGAGGCGGTGAAGAAACACGGCCTGACCCCACGTGCCCGCGTACTGGGCATGGCCAGCGCCGGTGTTGCCCCGCGTGTCATGGGTATCGGCCCGGTGCCGGCGGTACGCAAGCTGACCGAGCGCCTGGGTGTGGCGGTGAATGATTTCGATGTGATCGAGCTCAACGAAGCCTTTGCCAGCCAAGGCCTGGCGGTGCTGCGTGAGCTGGGTGTGGCCGACGATGCGCCGCAGGTGAACCCCAACGGCGGGGCGATCGCCCTGGGCCACCCGCTGGGCATGAGCGGTGCCCGCCTGGTGCTGACTGCGCTTCACCAGCTGGAGAAGAGCGGCGGGCGCAAGGGCCTGGCGACCATGTGTGTGGGCGTCGGCCAAGGGCTGGCTTTGGCTATCGAGCGGGTTTGACCTGTACCGGCCTCTTCGCGGGACAAGCCCACTCCTACAAGGGAACCACGCTGCCCCTGTAGGAGCGGGCTTGTCCCGCGAAGAGGCCGGCACTTACGACACAAGGCCAATTGCCAGCCCGCAAGCGGAACGAGTGTGTTACTAGGTATGTCTAGACTTACCTAGGACCCCTCCAGGAGTAAAACCGTCATGACCTCAACCTATTACACCGGTGAAGAGCGCAGCAAGCGCATCTTCGCCATCGTCGGTGCCTCTTCGGGCAACCTGGTGGAATGGTTCGACTTCTACGTCTATGCCTTCAGCGCGATCTACTTCGCCGCGTCCTTCTTCCCCTCCGACGATCCCACCGTGCAGCTGCTCAACACGGCCGGCGTATTTGCTGCGGGCTTTCTGATGCGCCCGATCGGTGGCTGGATCTTCGGCCGCCTGGCCGACCGCCATGGCCGCAAGAACTCCCTGATGATCTCGGTGCTGATGATGTGCTTCGGCTCGCTGATGATCGCCTGCCTGCCGACCTATTCGAGCATCGGTGCCTGGGCACCCGCGCTGCTGTTGCTCGCGCGGCTGATCCAGGGCCTGTCGGTGGGTGGCGAGTATGGCACCACGGCGACCTACATGAGTGAAGTGGCCCTGCGCGGTCAGCGCGGCTTCTTCGCGTCGTTCCAGTACGTGACCCTGATCGGCGGCCAGTTGCTGGCGGTGCTGGTGGTGGTGATCATGCAACAACTGCTGACCGAGGAAGAGCTGCGTGCCTGGGGCTGGCGCATTCCGTTCGTGGTCGGTGCCATCGCCGCGCTGATCTCGCTGATGCTGCGCCGCTCGCTGCACGAGACCAGCAGCGCCGAAACCCGCAAGGACAAGGACGCCGGCACCATCAAGGGGCTGTTCCGCAACCACACCGCAGCGTTCATTACCGTGCTGGGCTACACCGCCGGTGGCTCGCTGATCTTCTACACCTTCACCACTTACATGCAGAAGTACCTGGTCAATACGGCAGGCATGCCTGCGAAGACCGCCAGTTTCGTGATGACCGGCGCGCTGTTCCTGTACATGGTGATGCAGCCATTCTTCGGCATGCTCTCCGACCGGATCGGTCGGCGTAACTCGATGCTGCTGTTTGGCGCGTTGGGCACGATCTTCACCGTACCGCTGCTGATGGCGCTGAAGACCGTGAGCAGCCCGTTCATGGCCTTCGTGCTGATCACCCTGGCCCTGTGTATCGTCAGTTTCTACACCTCGATCAGTGGCCTGGTGAAAGCCGAGATGTTCCCGCCGCAGGTCCGTGCGCTGGGCGTGGGCCTGGCTTACGCAGTGGCCAACGCAGCGTTTGGTGGTTCGGCCGAGTATGTGGCCCTGGGGCTGAAGACCATGGGTATGGAAAACACCTTCTACTGGTACGTGACGGCCATGATGGCGATTGCCTTCCTGTTCAGCCTGCGTCTGCCGAAGCAGGCGGAATACCTGCACCACGATGATTAAGGACGTTGCATGAGCAACCAATTGTTCGACGCCTACTTCACTGCGCCGGCCATGCGCGACGTGTTCTCCGACCGTGGCCGTCTGCAGGGCATGCTCGACTTCGAGGCCGCGCTGGCCCGTGCCGAGGCTGCTGCCGGCCTGGTGCCGCACAGTGCCGTGGCGGCCATCGAGGCGGCCTGCCAGGCCGAGCGCTATGACGTGCGGGCGCTGGCCGATGCCATCGCCACCGCCGGCAACTCGGCGATCCCGCTGGTCAAGGCGCTGGGCAAGGTGATCGCCAGTGGTGTGCCCGAAGCCGAGCGCTACGTGCACCTGGGCGCCACCAGCCAGGATGCGATGGATACCGGGCTGGTGTTGCAGTTGCGCGATGCACTGGCGCTGATCGAAGCGGACCTCGGCAAGCTGGCCGAGACCCTGGCGCGCCAGGCCTTGCAGCATGCCGACACGCCACTGGTTGGCCGCACCTGGCTGCAACATGCCACGCCAGTGACTTTGGGCATGAAGCTGGCGGGTGTACTCGGTGCCTTGACCCGCCATCGTCAGCGCCTGCAGGAACTGCGCCCGCGTCTGCTGGTGCTGCAGTTCGGCGGTGCCTCCGGAAGCCTGGCGGCCCTGGGCAGCAAAGCCATGCCGGTGGCTGAAGCGCTGGCCGAGCAGCTCAAGTTGACCTTGCCCGAGCAGCCTTGGCACACCCAGCGTGATCGCCTGGTGGAGTTCGCCTCGGTGCTGGGCCTGGTTGCCGGCAGCCTGGGCAAGTTCGGCCGTGATGTCAGCCTGCTGATGCAGACCGAAGCCGGCGAGGTGTTCGAGCCTTCCGCGCCGGGCAAGGGCGGTTCCTCGACCATGCCGCACAAGCGCAATCCGGTAGGTGCTGCAGTGCTGATCGGTGCCGCTACCCGCGTGCCGGGCCTGCTTTCGACGCTGTTCGCTGCCATGCCCCAGGAGCATGAGCGCAGCCTCGGCCTGTGGCATGCCGAATGGGAAACCTTGCCGGACATCTGCTGCCTGGTCTCTGGCGCCCTGCGCCAGGCCCAGGTGATCGCCGAAGGCATGGAAGTGGATGCCGAGCGCATGCGCCGCAACCTTGACCTGACCCAAGGCCTGGTGCTGGCCGAAGCGGTGAGCATCGTGCTCGCCCAGCGCTTGGGCCGTGACCGTGCCCATCACTTGCTGGAGCAGTGCTGCCAGCGGGCTGTGGCCGAACAGCGCCATCTGCGCGCCGTACTGGGGGACGAGCCGCAGGTCAGTGCCGAGCTGAGCGCGGAAGAACTCGACCGTCTGCTCGACCCTGCTCATTACCTCGGCCAGGCCCGCGTCTGGGTGGCGCGCGCCGTGGCTGAACATCAACGTTTGACTGCCTGAAGGAGACCGCTGTGGCGCACTTGCAACTGGCCGATGGCGTACTGAACTACCAACTCGATGGCCCGGCTGATGCTCCAGTGCTGGTCTTGTCCAACTCGCTGGGTACCGACCTGGGCATGTGGGACAGCCAGATTCCGCTGTGGAGCGAACACTTGCGCGTGTTGCGCTACGACACCCGTGGCCATGGCGCTTCGCAGGTCACTGAAGGCCCTTACAGCATCGAGCAACTGGGCCAGGATGTACTGGCGCTGCTCGACGCGCTGGACATCCAGCACGCGCACTTCGTCGGCCTGTCGATGGGCGGCCTGATCGGCCAGTGGCTGGGTATTCATGCCGGCGCACGCCTGCACAGCCTGACCCTGTGCAACACCGCAGCCAAGATCGCCAACGACGAGGTGTGGAACACCCGAATCGACACCGTGCTCAAGGGCGGCCAGCAAGCCATGGTCGACCTGCGCGATGCCTCCATCGCCCGCTGGTTCACCCCGGCGTTTGCCCAGCAGCAGCCGCAAGAGGCCCAGCGCATCTGCCAGATGCTGGCGCAAACCAGCCCGCAAGGGTATGCCGCCAACTGTGCGGCCGTGCGTGACGCCGATTTCCGTGAGCAACTGGGCCGTATCCAGGTGGCGACGCTGATCGTTGCGGGCTCTGAAGACGTGGTCACCACGCCGGAGCATGGCCGCTTCATGCAGGCCGGTATCATCGGTGCCACCTACGCCGAGTTCCCGGCGGCGCACCTGTCCAACGTCGAGATTGGCGAGGCATTCAGCCGCCGCGTGCTCGACTTCCTGCTGGCTCGCTGAGGAATTGGCCATGGACGAGAAACAACGTTACGACGCTGGCATGCAGGTTCGCCGCGCAGTGCTGGGTGATGCCCACGTGGACCGCAGCCTGGAGAAGCTCAACGACTTCAACGGCGAGTTCCAGGAAATGATCACCCGCCATGCCTGGGGCGACATCTGGACCCGCCCAGGCCTGCCGCGCCACACCCGCAGCCTGATCACCATCGCCATGCTGATCGGCATGAACCGCAACGACGAGCTCAAGCTGCACCTGCGCGCGGCGGCCAACAACGGCGTGACCCGCGACGAGATCAAGGAAGTGCTGATGCAGAGCGCGATCTACTGCGGCATCCCGGCAGCCAATGCTACCTTCCACATGGCCGAGTCGGTGTGGGATGAGCTGGGCGTAGAGTCGCGGGGTTAAACCCCGCGCACGGCCACCGGCCCGGCATTGGCTTCCACGGCCTGTTTCAGTGCCGGGCACAGGCCCAACATGAATGCCGCTTCAGCCACCACGAACAGCGGGCCGATGATCAGCCCGCTGATGTCGTCGACGAACGCCGGCTTGCGGCCTTCGTAATGATGCCCGATGAACTGGATGATCCAGCCCACCACGAACGCACCCAGGCCGGCGCTGAGCCACAGGCCGGTGGATTGCGTGGCCAGTGCCTGGCCGATCCACAGGCACAGGCCCAGCAGCAGGCCCATGACCAGACCGAAACGCAGGTCCAGGCGCAGGTAGAAGCGCACGGCAGCGGCTGCGGCGAGCAGGGCGGGGGATAACCAGATGCCGGCCAGGTCCCAGCCGGGACGCGACAGCAGCACCGTGACGGCGACGACGATCAGCGGAATGCCGACGAAGTGGGTGGCGATGTTGCGTGGGTCGCGGTGGTAGTTGGCGTATTGGCTCAGGTGCTCGACGAGGTTTTTCATTGTTGTTCCTCCCTGGGTGGCCGATGTCTCGATATAGCTGAGAATAGCCTGCGGTCACCACCATCATCAGTTCAGCGAATGGCAGCAGCGCGCGTTGGTGCATCCAGCCCCACCAAGGTCTCGATCATCGCCCGTGCTGCCGGTGACAAGCGGTAGCCGCTGCGGCTGACCACCCCACACCTTATGCTCAGCACTTCCAGTGCCGGTGGCAGGTTGCGCCAGTGCAGGCGCACCAGGCGCCCGCTGGCAAGGTCTTCGGCCACGGCTTCTTCGCTGGCCGTGCCCACGGCATCGCTGGCCAGCACCACGCTGCGCAATACCGCCAGGTGCTCGGTCTGCAGGTGCGGGATAAAATCGCTGCGCCCGCTCAGGTTGGC carries:
- the pcaF gene encoding 3-oxoadipyl-CoA thiolase; the encoded protein is MMREVFICDAIRTPIGRFGGALAGVRADDLAAVPLKALIERNPSVQWDQLDEVFFGCANQAGEDNRNVARMALLLAGLPESVPGVTLNRLCASGMDAIGTAFRAIASGEMEFVIAGGVESMSRAPFVMGKAESGYSRNMKLEDTTIGWRFINPLMKSQYGVDAMPETADNVADDYQVSRADQDAFALRSQQKAAAAQAAGFFAEEIVPVRIAHKKGETIVERDEHLRPETTLEALTKLKPVNGPDKTVTAGNASGVNDGAAALILASAEAVKKHGLTPRARVLGMASAGVAPRVMGIGPVPAVRKLTERLGVAVNDFDVIELNEAFASQGLAVLRELGVADDAPQVNPNGGAIALGHPLGMSGARLVLTALHQLEKSGGRKGLATMCVGVGQGLALAIERV
- a CDS encoding MFS family transporter, with product MTSTYYTGEERSKRIFAIVGASSGNLVEWFDFYVYAFSAIYFAASFFPSDDPTVQLLNTAGVFAAGFLMRPIGGWIFGRLADRHGRKNSLMISVLMMCFGSLMIACLPTYSSIGAWAPALLLLARLIQGLSVGGEYGTTATYMSEVALRGQRGFFASFQYVTLIGGQLLAVLVVVIMQQLLTEEELRAWGWRIPFVVGAIAALISLMLRRSLHETSSAETRKDKDAGTIKGLFRNHTAAFITVLGYTAGGSLIFYTFTTYMQKYLVNTAGMPAKTASFVMTGALFLYMVMQPFFGMLSDRIGRRNSMLLFGALGTIFTVPLLMALKTVSSPFMAFVLITLALCIVSFYTSISGLVKAEMFPPQVRALGVGLAYAVANAAFGGSAEYVALGLKTMGMENTFYWYVTAMMAIAFLFSLRLPKQAEYLHHDD
- a CDS encoding 3-carboxy-cis,cis-muconate cycloisomerase — translated: MSNQLFDAYFTAPAMRDVFSDRGRLQGMLDFEAALARAEAAAGLVPHSAVAAIEAACQAERYDVRALADAIATAGNSAIPLVKALGKVIASGVPEAERYVHLGATSQDAMDTGLVLQLRDALALIEADLGKLAETLARQALQHADTPLVGRTWLQHATPVTLGMKLAGVLGALTRHRQRLQELRPRLLVLQFGGASGSLAALGSKAMPVAEALAEQLKLTLPEQPWHTQRDRLVEFASVLGLVAGSLGKFGRDVSLLMQTEAGEVFEPSAPGKGGSSTMPHKRNPVGAAVLIGAATRVPGLLSTLFAAMPQEHERSLGLWHAEWETLPDICCLVSGALRQAQVIAEGMEVDAERMRRNLDLTQGLVLAEAVSIVLAQRLGRDRAHHLLEQCCQRAVAEQRHLRAVLGDEPQVSAELSAEELDRLLDPAHYLGQARVWVARAVAEHQRLTA
- the pcaD gene encoding 3-oxoadipate enol-lactonase; amino-acid sequence: MAHLQLADGVLNYQLDGPADAPVLVLSNSLGTDLGMWDSQIPLWSEHLRVLRYDTRGHGASQVTEGPYSIEQLGQDVLALLDALDIQHAHFVGLSMGGLIGQWLGIHAGARLHSLTLCNTAAKIANDEVWNTRIDTVLKGGQQAMVDLRDASIARWFTPAFAQQQPQEAQRICQMLAQTSPQGYAANCAAVRDADFREQLGRIQVATLIVAGSEDVVTTPEHGRFMQAGIIGATYAEFPAAHLSNVEIGEAFSRRVLDFLLAR
- the pcaC gene encoding 4-carboxymuconolactone decarboxylase; this translates as MDEKQRYDAGMQVRRAVLGDAHVDRSLEKLNDFNGEFQEMITRHAWGDIWTRPGLPRHTRSLITIAMLIGMNRNDELKLHLRAAANNGVTRDEIKEVLMQSAIYCGIPAANATFHMAESVWDELGVESRG
- a CDS encoding DUF962 domain-containing protein encodes the protein MKNLVEHLSQYANYHRDPRNIATHFVGIPLIVVAVTVLLSRPGWDLAGIWLSPALLAAAAAVRFYLRLDLRFGLVMGLLLGLCLWIGQALATQSTGLWLSAGLGAFVVGWIIQFIGHHYEGRKPAFVDDISGLIIGPLFVVAEAAFMLGLCPALKQAVEANAGPVAVRGV